In Synechococcus sp. KORDI-52, one genomic interval encodes:
- a CDS encoding response regulator transcription factor has product MTSTPHDLTAEASAASSDPVTMPSSSTGQEPSRVLVVEPHPTLRTVLVQRLRQDGHLTAAVANATEALEVCQDQAPDLLVSAELLERSSALRLAEQLRSPVMVLTARTGAEPVVGLLDDGADDVLRKPFGLEELAARCRTLLKRGHSGLQERVTVGPLEVHLLLRQVTLREQPVELSPREFALLCALLMPPGLVRSRQELLRMAWPPFSGGPRSVDTQVLTLRRKLEQAGLGEGGGITTVRQRGYRFSLDNLPNN; this is encoded by the coding sequence GTGACCTCCACCCCCCACGACCTCACGGCGGAAGCATCTGCAGCCAGCTCCGATCCGGTGACGATGCCCAGCTCAAGCACTGGACAGGAACCTTCACGGGTCTTGGTGGTCGAGCCGCATCCAACCCTGCGCACGGTGTTGGTACAGAGGCTGCGTCAAGACGGACATCTCACCGCCGCTGTGGCGAATGCCACTGAGGCATTGGAGGTTTGTCAGGATCAAGCGCCTGATCTTCTGGTAAGCGCAGAACTGCTGGAGCGCAGCTCCGCCTTGCGGTTGGCCGAGCAGCTGCGATCTCCTGTCATGGTGTTGACAGCACGCACCGGGGCAGAACCGGTGGTGGGTCTTCTCGACGACGGCGCCGACGATGTTCTCCGCAAACCGTTCGGATTAGAAGAATTGGCCGCCCGTTGCCGCACCCTGCTTAAGCGGGGGCACAGTGGCCTGCAGGAACGGGTGACCGTTGGGCCTCTTGAAGTTCATCTGCTCCTGCGACAGGTGACGCTTCGGGAGCAACCCGTGGAGCTGAGCCCCCGAGAATTTGCCCTGCTTTGTGCACTGTTGATGCCGCCTGGGTTGGTTCGCAGCCGGCAGGAACTGCTGCGAATGGCCTGGCCGCCCTTCAGCGGTGGACCTCGATCAGTTGACACCCAGGTGCTTACCCTGCGCCGCAAGTTGGAACAGGCCGGTCTTGGAGAAGGCGGTGGAATCACCACCGTGCGTCAACGGGGCTACCGCTTCAGCCTCGACAATCTCCCGAACAACTAG